From the Phyllopteryx taeniolatus isolate TA_2022b chromosome 16, UOR_Ptae_1.2, whole genome shotgun sequence genome, one window contains:
- the LOC133466028 gene encoding uncharacterized protein C7orf57 homolog isoform X2, which yields MNSKNTKDLTSTNVQPAKSGKYDGEKKGYMHGIKGQISQIPGLSPIVNTVSDVKNIGKRVGVLDSDSDYVKLAKQGGHKGLLYFDDTVASKPNSFDSADVVLNGPVEALGNLSVLCTKERKSPRAATQRSLPPFWTDNMSAWERDVDGSPRKEKKKKVPEKQLVQWQTPSPNKGGSKFRRTSQPSVKQLR from the exons ATGAATTCTAA AAACACCAAAGATCTTACGAGTACCAACGTTCAACCGGCGAAATCTGGCAAGTACGACG GTGAAAAAAAAGGATACATGCATGGAATCAAAGGCCAGATATCCCAAATCCCTGGACTGTCCCCAATTGTCAACACAGTCAGTGACGTGAAGAACATTGGGAAAAGAGTTGGAGTTCTTGACAGTGATTCGGACTATGTCAAGCTTGCAAAACAAGGGGGCCACAAGG GGCTTCTGTATTTTGATGACACAGTCGCATCCAAGCCCAACTCCTTTGACTCTGCAGACGTGGTGTTGAATGGTCCTGTAGAAGCTCTTGGCAACCTAAG TGTCCTTTGCaccaaagagagaaaaagccCGAGAGCTGCCACACAAAGATCACTGCCTCCTTTTTGGACAGACAATATGTCTGCATGGGAGAGGGATGTTGATGGCAGCCCTCGCAAAGAGAAG AAAAAGAAGGTTCCTGAAAAACAGTTGGTGCAATGGCAGACGCCCAGTCCAAATAAGGGAGGGAGCAAATTCAGGAGGAC ttcgcagccgagtgtgaagcagctgcgatga
- the LOC133466028 gene encoding uncharacterized protein C7orf57 homolog isoform X3 yields the protein MHGIKGQISQIPGLSPIVNTVSDVKNIGKRVGVLDSDSDYVKLAKQGGHKGLLYFDDTVASKPNSFDSADVVLNGPVEALGNLSVLCTKERKSPRAATQRSLPPFWTDNMSAWERDVDGSPRKEKKKKVPEKQLVQWQTPSPNKGGSKFRRTISTKKTSPVNMSKLLSFGYVDEDKPLTSETESSTT from the exons ATGCATGGAATCAAAGGCCAGATATCCCAAATCCCTGGACTGTCCCCAATTGTCAACACAGTCAGTGACGTGAAGAACATTGGGAAAAGAGTTGGAGTTCTTGACAGTGATTCGGACTATGTCAAGCTTGCAAAACAAGGGGGCCACAAGG GGCTTCTGTATTTTGATGACACAGTCGCATCCAAGCCCAACTCCTTTGACTCTGCAGACGTGGTGTTGAATGGTCCTGTAGAAGCTCTTGGCAACCTAAG TGTCCTTTGCaccaaagagagaaaaagccCGAGAGCTGCCACACAAAGATCACTGCCTCCTTTTTGGACAGACAATATGTCTGCATGGGAGAGGGATGTTGATGGCAGCCCTCGCAAAGAGAAG AAAAAGAAGGTTCCTGAAAAACAGTTGGTGCAATGGCAGACGCCCAGTCCAAATAAGGGAGGGAGCAAATTCAGGAGGAC TATATCTACCAAGAAAACCTCTCCAGTCAACATGTCGAAGCTGTTAAGTTTTGGTTACGTAGATGAGGACAAACCATTGACAAGTGAGACGGAGTCAAGTACAACATAA
- the LOC133466028 gene encoding uncharacterized protein LOC133466028 isoform X4: MNSKNTKDLTSTNVQPAKSGKYDGEKKGYMHGIKGQISQIPGLSPIVNTVSDVKNIGKRVGVLDSDSDYVKLAKQGGHKGLLYFDDTVASKPNSFDSADVVLNGPVEALGNLRKRRFLKNSWCNGRRPVQIREGANSGGLYLPRKPLQSTCRSC; this comes from the exons ATGAATTCTAA AAACACCAAAGATCTTACGAGTACCAACGTTCAACCGGCGAAATCTGGCAAGTACGACG GTGAAAAAAAAGGATACATGCATGGAATCAAAGGCCAGATATCCCAAATCCCTGGACTGTCCCCAATTGTCAACACAGTCAGTGACGTGAAGAACATTGGGAAAAGAGTTGGAGTTCTTGACAGTGATTCGGACTATGTCAAGCTTGCAAAACAAGGGGGCCACAAGG GGCTTCTGTATTTTGATGACACAGTCGCATCCAAGCCCAACTCCTTTGACTCTGCAGACGTGGTGTTGAATGGTCCTGTAGAAGCTCTTGGCAACCTAAG AAAAAGAAGGTTCCTGAAAAACAGTTGGTGCAATGGCAGACGCCCAGTCCAAATAAGGGAGGGAGCAAATTCAGGAGGAC TATATCTACCAAGAAAACCTCTCCAGTCAACATGTCGAAGCTGTTAA
- the LOC133466028 gene encoding uncharacterized protein C7orf57 homolog isoform X1, which produces MNSKNTKDLTSTNVQPAKSGKYDGEKKGYMHGIKGQISQIPGLSPIVNTVSDVKNIGKRVGVLDSDSDYVKLAKQGGHKGLLYFDDTVASKPNSFDSADVVLNGPVEALGNLSVLCTKERKSPRAATQRSLPPFWTDNMSAWERDVDGSPRKEKKKKVPEKQLVQWQTPSPNKGGSKFRRTISTKKTSPVNMSKLLSFGYVDEDKPLTSETESSTT; this is translated from the exons ATGAATTCTAA AAACACCAAAGATCTTACGAGTACCAACGTTCAACCGGCGAAATCTGGCAAGTACGACG GTGAAAAAAAAGGATACATGCATGGAATCAAAGGCCAGATATCCCAAATCCCTGGACTGTCCCCAATTGTCAACACAGTCAGTGACGTGAAGAACATTGGGAAAAGAGTTGGAGTTCTTGACAGTGATTCGGACTATGTCAAGCTTGCAAAACAAGGGGGCCACAAGG GGCTTCTGTATTTTGATGACACAGTCGCATCCAAGCCCAACTCCTTTGACTCTGCAGACGTGGTGTTGAATGGTCCTGTAGAAGCTCTTGGCAACCTAAG TGTCCTTTGCaccaaagagagaaaaagccCGAGAGCTGCCACACAAAGATCACTGCCTCCTTTTTGGACAGACAATATGTCTGCATGGGAGAGGGATGTTGATGGCAGCCCTCGCAAAGAGAAG AAAAAGAAGGTTCCTGAAAAACAGTTGGTGCAATGGCAGACGCCCAGTCCAAATAAGGGAGGGAGCAAATTCAGGAGGAC TATATCTACCAAGAAAACCTCTCCAGTCAACATGTCGAAGCTGTTAAGTTTTGGTTACGTAGATGAGGACAAACCATTGACAAGTGAGACGGAGTCAAGTACAACATAA